TCTTGAACGGCGAGCCTTCGTGCGAGTGCACGGACCCCATGTAGATGATGGCGCCGCCGCGGCCGGCCTTGATCATTTCACGCATGCAGGCGCGCGTGGTGAGGAAGGCGCCGTCCATGTGAATGGCCAGCATCTTTTTCCATTGATCGAACGGGTAGTCGACAACGGGACTGATGATCTGGATGCCCGCGTTGCTGATCAGGATATCGATGCCGCCGAAATGGGCCGCGGCATCGGCCACGCCCTGGTCGACTTGCGCTTCGCTGGAGACATCCATGGCGACGGCAAACGCCTGTCCGCCTGACTGCTTGATTTCCTCGGCCGTCTTGCTGGCCGCTTCCAGGGCCAGGTCGGCGATGACGACCTTGGCGCCTTGTTTTGCGTATTCAATGGCCATTTCCTTGCCGATACCACTGGCGGCGCCGGTAATCAGTGCGACTTTGTCTTTGAGTTGCATATTAATCCTTTGCATTGCGGGTTGGAGTGATCGTGGAAAACCTGACTATGCCAGTATAGCCAGAAAACGCGTCAGGCAGGACCCGCGCACGCCTGCAAGCCGGCTTGCTTCTGCTGTCATTGCTGCAGGCGCCAGGCGCCGGGATTGGTGCCCGCCCAGGTGCGGAACGCGTGGTTGAACGCGCTTTGCTCCTGGTAACCG
Above is a genomic segment from Janthinobacterium sp. 64 containing:
- a CDS encoding 3-hydroxybutyrate dehydrogenase: MQLKDKVALITGAASGIGKEMAIEYAKQGAKVVIADLALEAASKTAEEIKQSGGQAFAVAMDVSSEAQVDQGVADAAAHFGGIDILISNAGIQIISPVVDYPFDQWKKMLAIHMDGAFLTTRACMREMIKAGRGGAIIYMGSVHSHEGSPFKSAYVAAKHGLLGLAKVVAKEGAKDGIRANVICPGFVRTPLVDKQIPEQAAQLNISEEDVIKKVMLKDTIDGEFTTTQDVAQTAVFLAAFPSTALSGQSIVVSHGWHMQ